One window of the Pseudarthrobacter sp. ATCC 49987 genome contains the following:
- a CDS encoding GntR family transcriptional regulator, with amino-acid sequence MTSATLDRASGVPLYRQIKKILIDEMRAGAGTDGLAMTEEALITRFHVSCAPVRQAVKELVDEGYVYRERAKGTFPVQGLNVQRPATLQLGGLMGYLREQGLSPEATVHGVGRVVPPAEVRERLGLGPEEKVLTFTRVITVKDEKLVSSRLYLCSPPDFEPTSRELEDAGSAFELLERTYGIDLTRSEHHVWASGAKGEDASALGLREGEPILVVETVFLSREGRPGGWRRAIHRADEFKYVFASNR; translated from the coding sequence ATGACTTCTGCGACCCTCGATCGCGCGTCCGGGGTCCCCCTGTACCGCCAGATCAAAAAGATCCTGATCGACGAGATGCGTGCAGGGGCGGGCACCGATGGCCTCGCGATGACGGAGGAAGCGCTCATCACGCGCTTCCACGTCAGCTGTGCGCCCGTCCGACAGGCGGTGAAGGAGCTCGTTGACGAGGGGTACGTGTACCGGGAGCGGGCCAAAGGAACGTTCCCGGTGCAGGGATTGAACGTGCAACGACCGGCGACGCTGCAGCTCGGCGGCCTCATGGGCTACCTGCGGGAGCAAGGACTATCGCCCGAGGCCACGGTGCATGGGGTGGGCCGCGTGGTTCCACCTGCCGAAGTGCGGGAGAGATTAGGCCTGGGCCCGGAGGAAAAGGTCCTCACCTTCACACGCGTCATCACGGTGAAGGATGAAAAGCTCGTCAGCTCGCGGCTCTACCTGTGCAGCCCGCCCGATTTCGAACCCACCAGCCGCGAGCTTGAGGACGCGGGCTCCGCGTTTGAGCTGCTCGAACGAACTTACGGCATCGACCTCACCCGCTCGGAGCACCACGTGTGGGCGTCCGGGGCGAAAGGCGAAGACGCCTCAGCCCTGGGACTGCGCGAGGGGGAGCCGATCCTTGTCGTGGAGACCGTCTTCCTCTCCCGCGAAGGCCGCCCGGGCGGCTGGCGCCGCGCCATCCATCGCGCCGACGAGTTCAAGTACGTCTTCGCGTCCAACCGATAG
- a CDS encoding histidine phosphatase family protein, with product MTPTTFALVRHGQTDWNAQRRLQGSTDIPLNDVGRGQARDAVAVLSGYAWDAIVSSPLSRAAETADLIAAGLGLGAARRVPELTERSFGPAEGLQAGPELDALRIPDGFRGAESEDGAARRGLAALEALAEEFRGCRVLVVAHGSLIRVSLSRAIGRTLQSIDNAALNLAHHHPVVGWELEYFNGERVAAGVPG from the coding sequence ATGACCCCTACGACGTTCGCCCTTGTCCGCCATGGCCAGACGGACTGGAACGCCCAGCGCCGGCTGCAGGGATCCACCGACATTCCCCTGAACGACGTCGGCCGCGGCCAGGCGCGCGACGCCGTCGCCGTCCTCTCCGGTTATGCATGGGACGCGATCGTGTCGTCCCCGCTGAGCCGTGCCGCGGAGACCGCCGACCTGATTGCCGCAGGGCTGGGACTCGGCGCGGCCCGCCGCGTCCCGGAACTCACCGAGCGCAGCTTCGGACCCGCCGAGGGCCTGCAGGCCGGCCCTGAACTGGACGCGCTGCGCATCCCCGACGGTTTCCGGGGCGCAGAAAGCGAGGACGGGGCAGCCCGGCGCGGGTTGGCCGCGCTGGAAGCCCTCGCCGAGGAATTCCGCGGCTGCCGTGTCCTGGTGGTCGCCCACGGCTCGCTTATCCGTGTGAGCCTCAGCCGTGCCATCGGCCGCACCCTGCAAAGCATCGACAATGCGGCGCTCAACCTGGCCCACCACCATCCCGTTGTCGGCTGGGAGCTCGAATACTTCAACGGCGAGCGCGTCGCCGCCGGAGTTCCGGGCTGA
- a CDS encoding VOC family protein yields MEMRLEVVQVPVADVDRSKSFYTEKLGFVLDHDVEYIPGMRVVQLTPPSSAASIVIGTGMTGMTPGSLEGLQLVVPDIAAARAELLGRGADISDVQDMGGVLFAYFADPDGNRWVIQGATPPALRDAHPGGSA; encoded by the coding sequence ATGGAAATGCGCCTTGAAGTTGTGCAGGTACCCGTCGCGGATGTCGACCGGTCCAAGTCGTTCTATACCGAGAAGCTGGGCTTTGTCCTTGACCACGATGTCGAGTACATCCCCGGGATGAGGGTGGTGCAGCTGACACCGCCAAGTTCGGCTGCGTCGATCGTCATAGGCACCGGAATGACGGGCATGACGCCGGGCAGCCTCGAAGGGCTGCAGCTCGTCGTACCCGACATAGCTGCTGCGCGCGCCGAACTCCTGGGCCGTGGTGCTGATATCAGTGACGTCCAGGACATGGGTGGAGTGCTGTTTGCCTACTTCGCCGACCCGGACGGCAACCGCTGGGTCATCCAGGGCGCAACGCCTCCGGCCCTCAGGGACGCGCATCCCGGCGGGTCCGCGTAG
- a CDS encoding alkaline phosphatase family protein codes for MINLENKGYDRVWDTGSAAPYLAGSLRSQGVLLTDYYGIAHNSLPNYLAQISGQPPNDSTRRDCHTYTPFTSSGTDSQGRLLGDGCVFPADVPTLAGQLVSAGKSWRGYMEDMPSPCQHPGLDAVDGHVKAAPGEQYATRHNPFVYFQSVTSSPDCSQNVVNFSALQQDLKSVDTTPNLSYITPNLCHDGHDSPCVDGSPGGMGAADKWLSEEVPAILASPAFHRDGMLVVTFDEADGGAVGPAAGVTGGAAGGKVGTLVISPFTAAGTTSDRPYNHYSLLASIEDFFSLSRLAGAGEPGVNAFGTDVYRAGP; via the coding sequence GTGATCAACCTCGAGAACAAGGGATACGACCGGGTGTGGGACACCGGGTCCGCCGCCCCCTATCTCGCCGGGTCCCTACGGTCTCAGGGGGTGCTGCTCACGGACTATTACGGCATCGCCCATAACTCATTGCCGAACTACCTGGCCCAGATCTCCGGTCAACCGCCCAACGACAGCACCCGACGGGACTGTCATACCTACACGCCCTTTACGTCCTCGGGCACCGATTCGCAGGGCCGGCTTCTGGGAGACGGGTGCGTCTTCCCGGCGGATGTTCCCACTCTGGCCGGCCAGCTGGTGTCCGCGGGCAAGTCCTGGCGAGGCTATATGGAAGACATGCCGTCGCCCTGCCAGCACCCGGGCCTCGACGCCGTGGATGGGCACGTGAAGGCCGCCCCCGGGGAGCAGTACGCCACCCGCCATAACCCCTTTGTCTATTTCCAATCCGTCACCTCATCGCCCGACTGCAGCCAGAACGTCGTCAACTTTTCGGCGCTACAGCAGGACCTGAAATCAGTGGACACCACACCGAACCTTTCCTATATCACTCCGAACCTCTGCCACGACGGGCACGACAGCCCTTGCGTTGACGGGAGTCCCGGCGGGATGGGGGCCGCCGACAAGTGGCTCAGCGAGGAGGTGCCGGCGATTCTGGCGTCGCCGGCGTTTCACCGGGACGGGATGCTTGTGGTTACCTTCGACGAGGCCGACGGCGGCGCGGTCGGCCCCGCCGCAGGCGTCACGGGGGGAGCGGCCGGGGGGAAGGTCGGCACCCTGGTCATCTCACCCTTCACGGCGGCCGGTACAACCTCAGACCGGCCGTACAACCACTACAGCCTGCTGGCCAGCATCGAGGATTTCTTCTCCCTCTCACGCCTCGCCGGCGCCGGCGAACCGGGCGTGAACGCCTTTGGCACGGACGTCTATCGGGCTGGACCGTAA
- a CDS encoding C2 family cysteine protease codes for MSLFNSPATFLPAPNAPSAAGGPVPAVSSPAAKGADFQNVPNQVLFALDGAGKPNISGNLTNIRQGGTGDCYFLAALMTVAARTPDTIANMVHDNGNGTYTVSFHSRYDGVPDPVQVTVNGDLPYRRGKPIGNGVENIGGKNVSWAAIIEKGWAAANRNGYQGIEGTDLSNDQDHDVHNGLYAITGKVGVDRNPGGPMTGVSFDQVQKDFTNGLVTLGTSNSRGKLVSNHSYALLGVNSADQTLVLGNPEGGQSTLTFSAFRSSNINQYIAIPTYP; via the coding sequence ATGTCCCTTTTCAATTCGCCGGCGACCTTCCTGCCAGCTCCGAACGCTCCATCGGCTGCGGGAGGGCCTGTGCCTGCGGTGAGCAGTCCCGCGGCGAAGGGTGCCGACTTCCAGAACGTCCCGAACCAGGTACTCTTTGCCCTTGATGGCGCAGGCAAACCGAACATTTCCGGAAACCTCACGAACATCAGGCAAGGCGGCACAGGGGATTGCTACTTTCTCGCGGCCTTGATGACTGTCGCGGCCCGGACGCCGGACACCATAGCCAACATGGTTCACGATAATGGCAACGGAACGTACACCGTTTCATTTCACAGCAGGTACGACGGGGTACCCGATCCGGTGCAGGTGACGGTCAACGGTGATCTTCCGTACCGCCGCGGCAAACCAATAGGAAACGGCGTCGAAAACATCGGCGGCAAGAATGTTTCCTGGGCGGCGATTATTGAGAAAGGGTGGGCTGCCGCGAACCGTAACGGCTATCAGGGCATCGAAGGCACCGACCTCAGCAATGACCAGGACCACGATGTGCACAATGGCCTCTACGCCATCACCGGCAAGGTGGGAGTCGACCGCAACCCGGGTGGACCCATGACGGGGGTGAGCTTCGATCAGGTTCAGAAGGATTTCACAAATGGCCTCGTCACGCTCGGAACCTCCAATTCCCGCGGCAAGCTGGTATCCAACCACTCCTACGCGTTGCTGGGAGTGAACTCCGCCGACCAGACCCTGGTGCTCGGGAACCCGGAGGGCGGCCAATCCACGCTCACATTTTCGGCTTTCCGATCCTCGAACATCAACCAGTACATCGCTATACCGACCTACCCTTGA
- a CDS encoding alkaline phosphatase family protein, translated as MRAKKGNASTRPAAGASPPAKAARRRRTIAAAMSVLVLLLFAVVPSGQGPSAAPAQGISKIKHVVIIMQENRSFDSYFGTFPGADGIAMQNGVPTACLPDPGHNGCARPFHNSADSNAGGPHSHADEVADADNGAMDGFVAQAEKGLAGCKPADTNCHYGSKQTDVMGYHDGRDLPNYWAYANNFTLQDHMFAAAASWSLPAHLYLVSEWSAKCARAGDPSSCVNALQNPAAGPDPEMIRGTLIGKCQAGLDLRPCRDALEAAGISPDLAADIDRLISASCKPTDSYPTCQAAVDAAPVPEDLKKKLTVAAKKLELPDYAWTDLTYLLHQQHIPWAYYVFDGTEPDCRDDTATCAPVKQNAKTPGLWNPLLYFDTVKEDGELGNIQSQKNFYDAARQGTLPAVSWVAPTDKVSEHAPAKISTGQAYVAGLVNAIMNGPDWNSTAIFLTWDDWGGFYDHVPPPVADANGYGFRVPGLVISPYAKKGYIDHQTLSHDAYIKFIEDDFLHGQRLDPATDGRPDARPGVRENNPLLGDLPRAFDFNQAPLPPLILTNAATY; from the coding sequence ATGCGCGCAAAGAAGGGAAACGCCAGTACCCGGCCCGCCGCCGGCGCCTCACCACCGGCAAAAGCCGCACGACGCCGTCGCACCATTGCCGCCGCCATGTCAGTCCTCGTCCTCCTGCTGTTCGCCGTGGTTCCGTCCGGTCAGGGGCCGTCCGCGGCGCCCGCGCAGGGCATTTCGAAGATCAAGCACGTGGTGATCATCATGCAGGAGAACCGCTCGTTTGACAGCTACTTCGGGACCTTCCCCGGGGCTGACGGGATCGCGATGCAGAACGGGGTGCCAACGGCGTGCCTTCCGGATCCGGGACACAACGGCTGCGCCAGGCCGTTCCACAATTCCGCCGACAGCAACGCCGGGGGTCCGCACAGCCATGCTGACGAGGTTGCGGACGCCGACAACGGTGCCATGGATGGTTTTGTTGCCCAGGCCGAAAAGGGCCTCGCCGGCTGCAAACCGGCGGACACTAACTGTCACTACGGCTCGAAACAGACCGACGTGATGGGTTACCACGACGGACGTGACCTGCCCAACTACTGGGCCTACGCAAATAACTTCACCCTCCAGGACCACATGTTCGCGGCTGCAGCGTCCTGGAGCCTGCCGGCCCACCTGTACCTGGTCTCGGAATGGTCAGCCAAATGTGCCAGGGCGGGCGACCCCTCGTCCTGTGTCAACGCCCTGCAGAATCCCGCCGCAGGTCCGGACCCGGAGATGATCCGCGGCACCCTGATCGGCAAATGCCAGGCAGGCCTCGATCTCCGGCCGTGCCGGGACGCCCTGGAAGCCGCGGGTATCAGCCCGGATCTCGCCGCGGACATTGACCGGCTCATCAGCGCCAGCTGCAAACCCACCGATTCCTATCCCACGTGCCAGGCCGCCGTTGACGCCGCCCCGGTCCCGGAGGACCTGAAAAAGAAACTCACCGTGGCCGCCAAGAAACTTGAACTGCCCGACTACGCCTGGACGGACCTGACCTACCTGCTCCACCAACAGCACATCCCCTGGGCCTACTACGTCTTCGACGGCACCGAACCCGACTGCCGCGACGACACCGCCACCTGCGCCCCGGTGAAGCAGAACGCCAAAACGCCCGGCCTGTGGAATCCCCTCCTGTACTTCGACACCGTCAAGGAGGACGGCGAACTGGGCAACATCCAGTCCCAGAAGAACTTCTACGACGCGGCCCGCCAAGGCACCCTCCCTGCCGTTAGCTGGGTGGCGCCAACAGACAAGGTCAGCGAGCATGCCCCCGCCAAAATCAGCACCGGCCAGGCCTACGTTGCCGGGCTTGTCAACGCCATTATGAACGGCCCCGACTGGAACAGCACCGCCATATTCCTTACGTGGGACGACTGGGGCGGATTCTACGACCACGTGCCGCCGCCCGTGGCCGACGCCAACGGCTACGGCTTCCGCGTCCCGGGCCTGGTCATCAGCCCCTATGCCAAAAAGGGCTATATCGACCACCAGACGCTGAGCCACGACGCCTACATCAAGTTCATCGAGGACGATTTCCTGCACGGCCAGCGGCTCGATCCGGCCACCGACGGCCGCCCCGACGCCCGCCCCGGCGTCCGTGAAAACAACCCGCTCCTGGGCGACCTGCCCAGAGCCTTCGACTTCAACCAGGCACCCCTGCCGCCGCTCATCCTGACGAACGCTGCCACCTACTGA